The Thermoanaerobaculia bacterium genome contains a region encoding:
- the hutH gene encoding histidine ammonia-lyase, whose protein sequence is MSVDLTLGGELKLNEVLTYLQEGGRVQLHPGAREAMDRSRAMVASAVEEGRVVYGITTGFGKFSSVTIQKDDLEALQLNLIRSHACGVGRYLPGHLARTIVMLRAHALAQGHSGVRPLLVETLIQLANLNCHPAIPAFGSVGASGDLAPLAHLALVLVGEGSLIADNEVCPSIELMQKAGISPLTLQPKEGLALINGTQVSTAMALDNLNMSRRLFSWSQAITALTLDAARGSDGPTFAPIHQIRRQSGQIQVASVLERLLRGSEIRHSHEQCPRVQDNYALRCAPQVHGAVLDTLHHVSDILGREINAVTDNPLIFPEEGRMVSGGNFHAEPVALVCDFAAVAMAELGSIAERRVETLVNPQLSFLPPFLVEKEGLESGMMIPQVVAASLVSANKSLAFPASVDSIPTSGGKEDHVSMAPHAAWKWRQILKRLAWILAIELLCAVKAVDFLRPLKSSEELEGVVAMVKDRVGEWKGDTALHSQIEEVADMLRTTPPDTLCKGISGLLFR, encoded by the coding sequence ATGTCCGTGGATCTGACACTGGGCGGGGAGCTTAAACTGAATGAAGTTCTGACCTATCTCCAGGAGGGAGGGAGGGTTCAGCTCCATCCGGGTGCCCGGGAGGCCATGGATCGCTCCCGGGCCATGGTTGCGAGCGCAGTGGAGGAAGGCCGTGTCGTGTATGGGATTACCACCGGGTTCGGTAAGTTTTCCTCGGTAACCATTCAAAAGGATGACCTCGAAGCTCTTCAGCTCAACCTGATTCGCTCCCACGCCTGCGGTGTCGGGCGCTATCTTCCCGGCCATCTGGCTCGAACCATCGTGATGCTTCGCGCTCATGCTCTTGCACAGGGCCATTCCGGGGTTCGGCCCCTTCTCGTGGAAACCCTGATCCAGCTGGCCAATTTGAATTGTCACCCTGCGATCCCTGCCTTTGGATCGGTAGGCGCATCGGGTGATCTGGCACCACTGGCTCACCTTGCTCTGGTCCTCGTCGGAGAGGGAAGCCTGATTGCAGACAATGAGGTGTGCCCTTCGATTGAACTTATGCAGAAGGCGGGCATTTCTCCCCTGACCCTGCAACCGAAAGAGGGACTTGCTCTGATCAATGGCACTCAGGTCTCCACGGCTATGGCACTGGACAACCTCAACATGTCGCGAAGATTGTTTTCATGGTCTCAGGCCATTACGGCCCTTACCCTGGATGCGGCAAGAGGGAGTGACGGACCCACCTTTGCGCCGATCCATCAAATCCGCAGGCAGAGCGGCCAGATTCAAGTGGCTTCGGTGTTGGAGAGATTATTACGGGGAAGTGAGATCAGGCATTCGCATGAACAGTGTCCGCGGGTTCAGGATAACTATGCACTACGCTGCGCTCCCCAGGTGCACGGGGCCGTACTGGATACGCTCCATCACGTTTCCGATATTCTCGGGCGGGAAATTAATGCCGTCACGGACAATCCTCTCATCTTTCCCGAGGAGGGACGCATGGTATCGGGTGGGAATTTTCACGCAGAGCCTGTGGCGCTGGTGTGCGATTTTGCAGCGGTTGCCATGGCGGAGCTCGGATCCATCGCTGAACGGCGGGTGGAAACGCTGGTGAATCCGCAGCTTTCCTTTCTCCCCCCATTTCTTGTGGAGAAAGAAGGTCTCGAGTCCGGAATGATGATTCCCCAGGTCGTGGCGGCATCGCTGGTTTCTGCAAATAAGAGCCTGGCTTTCCCCGCAAGTGTGGATTCGATTCCGACATCGGGAGGTAAAGAGGATCATGTTTCCATGGCTCCCCATGCTGCCTGGAAGTGGAGGCAGATCCTGAAACGTCTTGCATGGATTCTTGCCATTGAGCTGCTGTGCGCCGTGAAAGCGGTAGATTTTCTTCGACCTCTGAAATCTTCTGAAGAATTGGAAGGGGTCGTTGCTATGGTGAAAGATCGGGTGGGGGAATGGAAGGGAGACACGGCGCTCCATTCACAAATTGAAGAGGTGGCCGATATGCTGCGCACGACTCCTCCGGATACGCTCTGTAAAGGAATTTCAGGTCTGCTCTTTCGATGA
- the queC gene encoding 7-cyano-7-deazaguanine synthase QueC: MKGVILLSGGLDSATVAAWKIREGAVLHGLTFIYGQRHSLETERARKLAETLGILPHHLVPLPIELFRGSALTESDIRVPEDQEIGNTIPATYVPARNLVFLSMAVAYAESHDLDTIYIGANAIDFSGYPDCRPFFIDRMNEVAQAATRRGAEGKPIRIEAPLVTMSKADIVRKGVQLGLDFSLTTSCYNPGPEGAPCRRCDACRLRARGFQEAGIQDPLVLL, encoded by the coding sequence GTGAAGGGCGTCATCCTGCTTTCCGGCGGACTTGACTCCGCGACGGTGGCAGCCTGGAAAATCCGGGAGGGTGCTGTGCTGCACGGGCTGACCTTCATTTACGGACAGCGTCACAGTCTTGAAACGGAACGCGCCCGGAAGCTGGCGGAGACACTGGGAATTCTCCCCCACCACCTTGTTCCCCTGCCCATTGAGCTCTTCCGCGGATCAGCTCTTACCGAATCGGACATCCGTGTGCCGGAGGACCAGGAGATCGGCAATACCATTCCAGCAACGTACGTTCCGGCGCGCAACCTCGTATTTCTCAGCATGGCCGTGGCTTATGCTGAATCTCATGATCTTGACACCATTTACATAGGAGCCAATGCTATAGATTTCAGCGGTTACCCAGATTGCCGGCCGTTCTTTATCGACCGAATGAACGAGGTGGCACAGGCGGCAACCCGACGGGGAGCGGAAGGGAAACCGATCCGGATTGAAGCTCCTCTGGTGACCATGTCGAAAGCGGATATTGTGCGTAAAGGAGTGCAGCTCGGTCTCGACTTTTCTCTCACAACATCCTGCTACAACCCGGGCCCGGAGGGTGCACCCTGCCGCCGTTGTGATGCCTGTCGGCTCCGTGCCCGGGGATTTCAGGAAGCCGGCATCCAGGACCCGCTCGTTTTGCTATAA
- a CDS encoding sensor domain-containing diguanylate cyclase encodes MNTREKHDGIYRLAFHCSVRAAALVDDDGRVFQCNDAFLKTTRMEGDRLPEEVRNVLRMCRAFQVAMEEGHARFLLDDPDTGRDHPATLTRLPEPSIHYLLEYHAHYEETHLETALQESERRFFRLQQNLPVGIYRADREGNLETVNPALLRMTGYDSYAELQIAELADVWVDLRERDNLLARLAKEGAVIGHTVHLRRKDGTIFIGSFDARGTFDDKGDLLFFDTIVQDITEKVEAQRQLERLARTDSLTGLNNRQNLMHLLETELHRSMRYKNPFTLLMLDLDHFKRFNDTLGHQTGDRLLREFAWLMVHSLRETDFAGRYGGEEFCVALPETDLNGGVVIAERIRKFTEQHLFSVPNDRTVTLTCSIGVAQADSPRLEDLIETADSHLYQAKRAGRNQVRPSLSIPT; translated from the coding sequence ATGAACACAAGGGAAAAACACGACGGAATCTACAGGCTTGCGTTTCATTGTTCGGTCAGGGCGGCGGCCTTGGTCGACGACGATGGCAGAGTGTTTCAATGCAATGATGCCTTTCTGAAAACCACTCGAATGGAGGGAGACCGGCTTCCGGAAGAGGTTCGGAATGTGCTGCGGATGTGTCGTGCGTTCCAGGTTGCAATGGAGGAAGGACATGCTCGCTTTCTACTGGATGACCCGGACACCGGGAGGGATCATCCCGCCACGCTCACACGGCTTCCGGAACCTTCCATTCATTACCTGCTGGAGTACCATGCCCATTATGAAGAAACACATCTGGAAACGGCCCTGCAGGAAAGCGAGCGCCGGTTTTTTCGTTTACAGCAGAATCTCCCGGTGGGTATCTACAGGGCCGACCGTGAAGGAAACCTGGAGACCGTAAATCCAGCTCTGCTCAGGATGACGGGGTATGACTCCTATGCGGAACTTCAAATAGCGGAACTTGCGGACGTGTGGGTCGATCTGCGTGAACGGGACAATCTCCTTGCGAGGCTTGCAAAAGAAGGGGCCGTCATCGGACACACCGTCCACCTGAGGAGAAAGGACGGCACCATATTCATTGGTTCCTTTGATGCAAGGGGTACCTTCGATGATAAGGGCGATCTCCTGTTTTTTGATACCATCGTGCAGGATATTACCGAGAAAGTAGAAGCACAGAGGCAGCTTGAACGGCTTGCCCGTACGGACAGCCTCACCGGTCTGAACAACAGGCAGAATTTGATGCATTTACTGGAAACGGAATTGCACCGATCCATGCGCTACAAGAATCCATTTACGCTGCTCATGCTGGACCTTGATCATTTCAAGCGGTTCAATGACACACTGGGGCATCAAACAGGCGACCGCCTGCTGAGGGAGTTTGCCTGGCTTATGGTTCATTCACTGAGAGAAACCGATTTTGCGGGAAGATACGGGGGGGAGGAATTCTGTGTCGCACTGCCGGAAACCGATCTCAACGGTGGTGTTGTTATTGCCGAGCGGATCCGAAAATTCACGGAACAGCACCTCTTCAGTGTTCCAAATGACAGAACCGTAACATTGACCTGCAGCATCGGCGTGGCTCAGGCCGATTCTCCCCGGCTGGAAGACCTGATTGAAACGGCAGACTCTCATTTATATCAAGCCAAGCGGGCGGGCCGGAATCAGGTAAGACCTTCTCTTTCAATCCCAACCTGA
- the amrS gene encoding AmmeMemoRadiSam system radical SAM enzyme: protein MKRAEYWRKEGEKVICELCPHHCSLREGQSGICNVRIVSGGELMTLTYGNLMAMHADPIEKKPLFHFLPGSRSLSIATAGCNLQCVFCQNWSLSQVTHSPTDGISEKAVPPESIVEAARKQECASIAYTYSEPTIFFEYARDTARLAHSRGIANIFVTNGYIESSPLQSLHGLLHAANVDLKAFSERTYRKIMGGELAPVLNALKQLITMGVWVEVTTLVIPTVNDSSEELRDIARFIREELNEDTPWHVSRFHPDYQFGHIPPTPASTLRLAREIGLEEGLNHVYTGNLPGDPGETTYCQSCGRAVIKRTGFVVRRNMLREGACPHCERPVPGVWSHSPAPMTP from the coding sequence TTGAAGAGAGCTGAATACTGGCGAAAAGAGGGAGAGAAGGTCATCTGCGAGCTCTGTCCGCACCACTGCTCATTGCGGGAAGGACAGTCCGGAATCTGTAATGTCCGGATCGTTTCCGGAGGAGAGCTGATGACGCTCACATACGGAAACCTGATGGCCATGCACGCGGATCCCATTGAGAAAAAGCCTCTTTTCCACTTTCTTCCCGGGTCCCGATCCCTTTCCATCGCCACGGCAGGATGCAACCTTCAATGCGTATTCTGTCAGAACTGGAGCCTTTCCCAGGTTACTCATTCACCAACAGACGGTATCTCTGAAAAGGCTGTACCTCCCGAATCCATCGTGGAGGCTGCCCGAAAGCAGGAATGTGCAAGTATTGCCTATACCTATTCCGAACCTACGATCTTTTTTGAGTACGCCCGGGATACGGCACGTCTGGCCCATTCGAGAGGCATTGCCAATATCTTCGTAACGAACGGATATATAGAATCCAGTCCCCTGCAATCCCTTCACGGCCTCCTTCATGCCGCCAATGTTGACCTGAAAGCCTTTTCGGAACGTACGTACCGGAAGATCATGGGAGGGGAACTCGCTCCCGTACTGAACGCATTGAAGCAGTTAATCACAATGGGTGTCTGGGTAGAGGTCACGACACTGGTGATTCCGACCGTAAATGACAGCAGCGAAGAACTTCGGGACATTGCACGGTTTATTCGCGAGGAGCTGAATGAAGATACGCCATGGCATGTTTCACGGTTCCACCCTGACTATCAATTCGGACATATTCCTCCAACTCCCGCAAGTACACTCCGCCTGGCCAGGGAAATCGGTCTGGAGGAAGGGCTCAACCATGTGTACACGGGAAACCTGCCTGGAGATCCCGGGGAAACAACCTACTGCCAATCCTGCGGAAGAGCTGTCATTAAGCGGACCGGCTTCGTTGTCCGACGAAACATGCTCAGGGAGGGCGCCTGTCCTCACTGCGAACGACCTGTGCCGGGAGTCTGGTCCCATTCGCCGGCTCCCATGACTCCGTAA
- a CDS encoding HAD family hydrolase, which yields MDRAITFHADLSDGLNRRGIHLDEIKRMIKTIPWQTTDHGTRFHVSGPSFEVHCVSEEDEVFVDNVFLNEGRKTTFILFDVDGTLLSSHGVGRAAISSALARVYGTEGPMDTYPFSGKLDPNIIRELMAQAGFSDSVIEKGLQSCLQYYIEELSARMTPRKVTLKPGIRELIAHLHARPHTYLALCTGNIPEGARLKTRMAGLDDYFLTGAFGNDALDRNGLPPVAVRRLQHRLLIRGIPHRTIVIGDAPVDIQSAHHNRNLSVAVATGAHSREELSVYQPHLLVDSFADPSPFFKWMEEILEES from the coding sequence ATGGACAGGGCGATAACCTTCCATGCCGATCTGTCCGACGGGTTGAATCGAAGAGGAATTCACCTGGATGAAATCAAGCGGATGATTAAGACGATCCCCTGGCAAACGACCGATCATGGAACACGGTTTCACGTTTCAGGTCCTTCCTTTGAAGTTCATTGTGTTTCAGAGGAGGATGAAGTTTTTGTTGATAACGTGTTTCTGAACGAAGGAAGAAAGACGACCTTCATCCTTTTCGATGTAGACGGAACTCTTCTATCATCGCACGGAGTGGGCCGCGCAGCCATTTCGTCAGCGCTAGCGCGGGTATACGGGACAGAGGGTCCCATGGATACCTATCCCTTCAGTGGGAAACTGGACCCAAACATAATCCGGGAGCTGATGGCGCAGGCCGGATTCTCCGATTCAGTTATCGAAAAAGGATTGCAATCCTGCCTGCAATACTATATTGAAGAGTTGTCCGCCCGAATGACTCCCCGGAAAGTCACACTTAAGCCGGGCATTCGAGAACTGATAGCCCATCTTCATGCTCGACCCCATACCTATCTGGCCCTGTGTACGGGCAATATCCCGGAAGGAGCCCGGCTGAAAACCCGAATGGCCGGATTGGATGACTATTTTCTGACTGGCGCTTTTGGTAATGATGCCCTGGATCGAAATGGTCTTCCACCCGTTGCGGTCCGCCGTCTCCAGCACCGCCTTCTCATCCGGGGAATCCCTCATCGAACGATCGTAATTGGCGACGCACCCGTTGATATTCAGAGTGCTCACCACAATCGCAACCTCTCCGTGGCCGTAGCCACCGGTGCCCATTCCAGGGAAGAGCTATCTGTGTATCAACCCCATCTTCTCGTAGATTCCTTCGCCGACCCCTCCCCCTTCTTCAAGTGGATGGAGGAAATCCTTGAAGAGAGCTGA
- a CDS encoding TonB-dependent receptor: MIRTLFILWLSIASILSADIRGRLLDTTGRPLPATPLTIEETGDSTSTDLDGGFSLPLPSGTYTLEILDQKVSVVFNEGEVPDIRILVFTHAVSARSNAMETITLSEKTLDRSPGFTLTEALASEADIHMVGIGGALATVSIGGLAKHRVQTTVGGYRVSGDRRAGSDMGTLIPSLLDGITVMKGGTATSYGSEAMGGVVDALLPAFRPVTGISAGILYGENNQRKTFDFQAKGDRWILAGAYDDADSYKTAEGEEEDGFFTRENFYGGYLLQDDRRHTTLDLLYTRGTDIGKPSSSSKPTLYPENILSVAGVRSYGELWQYQAGAIYQKLVTERSGERSTITSTNVQGSIIGTFGRSSLGFHLYTRQGMDAKVQNDDGTTFPLDGATHWELAPNATTSLPLGKNLDLNLGARLQYFRADAGTGTTVSDDIVPAGSVRISWIYGPHVLSAGIFSAYRFPTLEELFYEGPSGRGWVKGNADLDPEDGYGTGLTWRWHSGKFETEASYTLHELNSYIEKIETEPDQYTFRNVQDVRIQDAAIRFLWGSAFSAGLSWARGRDQDSGDVIDDIPPLKASLSLSPSFSAFSPYLHLLGVARQEDYGPSEVEVPGYLVINAGIEYAWNSTVTIGIHAFNLLDKEYMPSADEQAVAAPGRSIVMSIKTNFFSEE, translated from the coding sequence ATGATCAGGACTCTGTTTATTCTATGGCTGAGTATCGCCTCCATTCTCAGTGCCGATATTCGAGGGCGGCTGCTGGACACCACAGGACGACCGCTTCCCGCCACACCCCTTACAATCGAAGAAACCGGTGACTCGACCTCAACGGATCTTGACGGAGGGTTTTCCCTGCCCCTTCCATCCGGGACCTATACGCTTGAAATCCTGGATCAAAAGGTCTCCGTCGTATTTAACGAGGGCGAAGTGCCCGATATCCGAATTCTTGTTTTTACCCATGCCGTATCCGCCCGCTCGAACGCCATGGAGACCATAACTCTGTCCGAGAAAACTCTTGACCGCAGCCCGGGCTTCACTCTGACCGAGGCCCTTGCTTCCGAGGCCGACATTCATATGGTAGGAATTGGCGGAGCCCTCGCCACGGTTTCCATCGGCGGACTGGCCAAGCACAGGGTCCAGACCACGGTCGGCGGCTACCGCGTTTCCGGGGATCGGAGAGCCGGGAGCGACATGGGAACCCTCATTCCCTCCCTTCTGGATGGAATCACCGTTATGAAAGGCGGTACCGCGACATCCTATGGTTCCGAAGCCATGGGCGGTGTCGTCGATGCCCTTCTGCCCGCTTTTCGTCCCGTTACCGGTATTTCTGCGGGAATTCTGTACGGTGAAAACAACCAGAGAAAAACGTTCGATTTTCAGGCGAAAGGTGATCGATGGATCCTGGCCGGCGCCTACGATGACGCAGACAGCTACAAAACGGCGGAAGGCGAAGAGGAAGACGGTTTTTTTACGCGGGAGAACTTCTATGGCGGTTACCTCCTGCAGGATGACCGGCGCCACACCACACTTGACCTCCTCTATACAAGGGGTACCGATATAGGTAAGCCTTCTTCTTCCTCCAAACCCACTCTTTACCCCGAAAACATTCTTTCCGTGGCCGGAGTCCGATCCTATGGAGAGCTCTGGCAGTATCAGGCCGGCGCCATCTACCAGAAGCTGGTAACGGAACGATCCGGAGAGCGCTCCACAATTACATCTACCAATGTGCAGGGATCGATCATCGGCACCTTTGGACGTTCCTCACTTGGATTCCATCTTTACACCCGTCAGGGCATGGATGCAAAGGTCCAGAACGACGACGGCACAACCTTTCCTCTGGATGGAGCGACACACTGGGAACTCGCACCCAACGCAACGACCTCACTCCCCCTTGGAAAGAACCTGGATCTCAACCTCGGAGCCAGGCTTCAGTACTTCCGGGCTGACGCAGGTACGGGAACCACCGTCTCCGACGATATCGTACCGGCCGGTTCGGTCCGCATTTCATGGATATATGGGCCCCATGTTCTGTCAGCTGGCATCTTTTCGGCCTATCGATTTCCGACTCTGGAAGAACTCTTCTACGAAGGACCGTCTGGGCGAGGATGGGTGAAGGGCAATGCCGATCTGGATCCTGAAGATGGCTATGGAACCGGCCTTACCTGGCGCTGGCATTCAGGAAAATTCGAGACCGAAGCGTCCTATACCCTTCACGAACTGAACAGTTACATTGAAAAGATCGAAACGGAGCCAGACCAGTACACATTCCGCAATGTGCAGGATGTACGGATTCAGGACGCTGCGATACGTTTTCTCTGGGGTTCAGCTTTTTCCGCCGGTCTTTCGTGGGCCAGGGGCCGGGACCAGGATTCAGGAGATGTGATCGATGACATCCCCCCCCTGAAGGCCTCCCTTTCTCTCTCTCCTTCCTTTAGTGCATTTTCACCCTACCTTCACCTTCTGGGCGTAGCACGCCAGGAAGATTACGGACCCAGCGAAGTAGAGGTTCCAGGATATCTCGTCATCAATGCCGGTATCGAATACGCATGGAATTCGACCGTAACGATTGGGATACATGCATTCAATCTTCTGGACAAAGAATATATGCCTTCGGCCGATGAACAGGCCGTAGCCGCACCCGGTCGTTCTATCGTGATGTCCATAAAAACTAACTTTTTTTCCGAAGAATAG
- a CDS encoding metallophosphoesterase, protein MTLRLLHLSDIHFGPPHLYSRLEGLSGLIERADGVVISGDLTQRAKAVQFLAARKFLDSMAKPWIAVPGNHDIPLYPFHLRLFAPYLRWKRHFKGLTDSDLQLPNLCVTGICTAHGLTLTEGRITNRQLLQLQRTLLRSSLSDVRILILHHPILPLPGDTRDRSIRGNRTLLRCLASNPIDLVLSGHVHRSLMQDVRDYLPRFPYSLPVSHIGTSTTNRGRGKEHGLQSCQMVEVDPRNITLHHYLWSDSGFILTDTAIHSRRTRGRTS, encoded by the coding sequence GTGACCCTCCGACTCCTTCATCTCTCTGATATCCACTTCGGCCCCCCCCATCTTTACTCACGATTGGAGGGGCTTTCTGGCTTAATCGAGCGAGCTGACGGTGTCGTGATCAGTGGAGATCTGACCCAGCGAGCGAAAGCTGTTCAGTTTTTAGCGGCCCGGAAATTCCTGGATTCCATGGCCAAGCCCTGGATTGCCGTTCCCGGTAATCACGATATTCCCCTCTACCCCTTTCACCTCAGGCTCTTTGCCCCCTACCTGCGCTGGAAACGCCATTTTAAAGGTTTAACTGATTCCGATCTCCAGCTTCCGAATCTATGCGTCACAGGAATCTGTACCGCCCATGGGTTAACTCTGACGGAAGGAAGAATCACAAATCGACAGCTCTTACAGCTTCAGCGAACTCTTCTGCGTTCCAGCCTGTCGGACGTTCGTATTCTCATTCTCCATCATCCGATCCTCCCTCTCCCCGGAGACACCCGTGACCGCAGCATAAGGGGCAACCGAACTCTTCTGCGTTGTCTCGCATCGAACCCGATCGATCTGGTCTTATCCGGCCATGTCCACCGTTCCCTCATGCAGGATGTCCGAGATTATCTGCCCCGTTTTCCATACAGCCTTCCGGTCAGCCATATCGGCACTTCTACGACAAATCGAGGCCGAGGAAAGGAACATGGCCTTCAATCGTGCCAGATGGTCGAGGTAGACCCCCGGAATATCACCCTGCATCATTATCTGTGGTCCGATTCCGGATTTATTCTCACAGATACGGCCATTCATTCGCGCCGAACTCGCGGAAGGACAAGCTGA
- a CDS encoding RNA polymerase sigma factor, whose product MNDSILVERCLAGDETAWKSLVDRYARPVFSVCFQFTGNGHDAEDLTQEVFLKIYSNLHRYAPRYPFLTWAMKIARNLCIDEYRRRKTERSFNHIGDEYLHLLSSSSDPHGETQQRDELNRALSALHRLPEESVAMILMRDLMGFSYDELSDIFEVPVGTVKSRLNRGRFAVAMEIHDTSAHHAEMGVQA is encoded by the coding sequence ATGAACGATTCCATCCTCGTAGAACGGTGCCTGGCAGGCGATGAAACAGCGTGGAAATCCCTGGTGGATCGATACGCCAGGCCCGTTTTTTCCGTATGTTTCCAGTTCACCGGGAACGGACACGATGCAGAAGACCTGACCCAGGAGGTTTTTCTGAAGATCTATTCCAACCTGCATCGCTACGCACCGAGATATCCATTTCTGACCTGGGCCATGAAGATTGCAAGAAATCTCTGCATCGACGAGTACAGGCGACGGAAGACCGAACGAAGCTTCAACCATATCGGGGACGAATATCTCCACCTTCTGTCCTCTTCCAGCGATCCTCACGGAGAGACCCAGCAGAGAGACGAACTGAACCGTGCCCTCTCCGCCCTTCATCGCCTTCCGGAAGAGTCCGTTGCCATGATCCTCATGCGGGACCTGATGGGCTTCTCCTACGATGAGCTCAGTGACATCTTCGAGGTCCCTGTGGGTACGGTCAAATCCCGCCTGAACCGGGGCCGTTTCGCCGTTGCCATGGAGATCCATGACACCTCTGCACACCATGCAGAAATGGGGGTACAGGCATGA
- a CDS encoding hemerythrin domain-containing protein: MNDQTDFLAQLIRHHDLIDRMTGSMRTLLHLVQQGSADPAELKNYLDFHQNFMVLFHHEREEVLFRALEEKGLSGKQGPLFLLREEHREMRQMIETLYTMISSVTDPEAVSKNVTTLSHWIWEHVDKENSVLFTEVPRHIPQDTRETDLKVYLEEEERFAPWLIRVERCTQRHPPMRPDIIRGPGCVQCRHFTVRCDGMEHEWWREEDWKNLHIRMGGD; encoded by the coding sequence ATGAACGATCAAACTGATTTTCTTGCCCAGCTGATCCGGCATCACGACCTCATCGACCGCATGACGGGATCAATGAGAACCTTGCTGCACCTTGTACAACAGGGGTCCGCTGACCCTGCCGAGTTGAAGAACTATCTGGATTTTCATCAAAATTTCATGGTCCTTTTCCACCATGAACGGGAGGAAGTCCTGTTCAGGGCACTTGAAGAAAAAGGCCTGTCCGGGAAACAGGGCCCCCTGTTCCTTCTTCGCGAAGAACACAGAGAGATGCGACAAATGATTGAAACTTTATATACCATGATCTCATCCGTGACAGATCCCGAAGCGGTCTCGAAGAATGTCACCACGCTGAGTCATTGGATCTGGGAACATGTGGACAAGGAAAATTCCGTTCTCTTTACCGAAGTTCCACGCCATATTCCTCAGGATACCAGGGAGACTGATCTCAAGGTCTACCTGGAAGAGGAAGAGAGGTTCGCACCCTGGCTTATTCGGGTGGAACGGTGTACTCAGCGGCACCCGCCCATGCGTCCCGATATCATCCGGGGTCCGGGCTGTGTCCAGTGCCGTCACTTTACTGTACGATGCGACGGCATGGAACATGAATGGTGGAGAGAAGAGGACTGGAAGAACCTTCACATCCGGATGGGGGGAGACTGA
- a CDS encoding rhomboid family intramembrane serine protease: MIPIKDSIPSRSFPIVNYGIIVVNVVIFLFQLTLGSRLEVFIRHFGVVPATFVAWGDVHPFHPLRYLPLLTSMFMHGGLLHLFGNMLTLWIFGDNVEDRMGHVRYLIFYLFCGVCGSMAHIFSQTGSSLPSIGASGAIAGVMGAYVLLYPRARVLTILPIFFFIQFIEIPALIFMGFWFVIQFFSGVTSLGAEYYQQGGVAWWAHIGGFLSGILVTLMFYRRSPYRGRVIDWVDPEDR, from the coding sequence GTGATACCCATAAAGGATAGTATACCCTCCCGGAGCTTCCCGATCGTGAATTACGGGATCATCGTTGTCAATGTTGTTATCTTTCTCTTTCAATTGACACTGGGTTCCAGGCTGGAAGTCTTTATCCGTCACTTCGGTGTCGTTCCCGCCACCTTTGTGGCCTGGGGGGATGTGCATCCTTTCCACCCTTTACGTTACTTACCGCTGCTGACCAGCATGTTCATGCATGGCGGCCTCCTGCACCTCTTCGGAAATATGCTCACCCTCTGGATATTCGGGGACAATGTTGAGGATCGGATGGGACATGTTCGTTATCTGATTTTTTATCTCTTTTGCGGTGTTTGCGGTTCAATGGCTCATATTTTCAGCCAGACAGGTTCTTCTCTTCCCAGTATAGGAGCTTCGGGCGCGATCGCGGGTGTAATGGGAGCCTATGTCCTGCTCTATCCCCGTGCCCGGGTTCTCACGATTCTCCCCATCTTTTTCTTCATTCAGTTCATCGAAATCCCGGCTCTTATTTTTATGGGATTCTGGTTCGTGATCCAGTTCTTTTCCGGTGTAACGAGCCTTGGCGCGGAGTACTATCAGCAGGGTGGAGTGGCCTGGTGGGCCCATATCGGAGGATTCCTGTCCGGCATCCTGGTTACGTTGATGTTCTATCGAAGGTCACCCTACCGGGGCCGCGTGATCGACTGGGTAGATCCCGAGGATCGGTAA